The nucleotide sequence CAGAAAACTGGCATTTTTGGCCGTTTTCCTGTgggggaaaaactcagatggaacataaacacggtcgggattccagaggaaaagctctcatctgagttttcctgacaggaaaaccgatcgtctgtacggggggaaaagtagagagcaggttctcggttttcccctcgggatttccgacagaccttttcccatcgggaatcccggtcatgtgtactaggcatcagactgggatgccattaatgttcatgtgcgtgtaaaggcaggtgtcacaatacttttgacaatatagtgtatacagcTGTGCTTCCTGATCACCGGTGCAGCCTTAGGAGCGGTGGCACCCCAGGTGGCGCCTCTCTCGATGTGGTGGCATCAGACGATAGGGACTCAATTACAGTAAATTCTCCTTTCTGGGTGGAGTGAAGCATGGTTTAATACTCTCTGGCAGTTGCATATTGCTTAGATCCCATAAGGAGCAATCTTCCCACAGTGCAGCTGCAACATGATAACTTGTCTGAAAGAGTCCACTAAAAGGCACAATAGTCTCTCCTGTTCTAAATAATCATGTCTGGTAACATGAATAGCTCAACTGAAAATCCAAGCTCTTCTTACAAGGATTTGAGAGTAGGCCACTGTCATCCTGTCTCACCCAAACAAGAGAAAAATACTGATGGAGTGGCTCTTTATTTCCCCTCctgatttcttagaagaaattcCCAGTCTCATAATGTCAGTCATCTTGTTGAGACATGCGTTGCAAGGTAACATGGCGTTGGATGCATCAGACCTCCCATCTCCCCTCTAAGAACACCAGATACTCGTTTCCGTAGGTGTTTGGATAGCATGGGGTTGGTGGGATGGACCTCTATGACATGTAGTGTGTAGGTGTCAGCGCTGGACGATGTAAAGCCGCATTCCTCACATACGTAGATCTTGGAGCGGCGCTGGCGGTAGGCATAACTCTGTAGCACCCCGTGGATCTTGCGCAGATGAGATTCCAGCGAGCAGCGCTGAGTAAAAGACTTCTCACAGGCTGGACACTTGTATGGTCTGATACCTGTATAGGTGAAGAAGCTGTCAGTTTCGAATACAAGAAATGTAGAAGTTCAGGCAGCCTGTGCATCATATCCCACCATCAATAGCTTACCTGTGTGAGTCCTCATGTGACGTTTCAGATCAAATGTATCGTTAAACCCTTTAGAACAGCACGGGCAGCGGTGCCTCTTCTGCATGCTGTGACACTTCAGGTGACGGGTCAACATACGTTGCAGTGGAAAAGTCTTCCTGCAAGCCCGGCAAGAATACGGACCCTGGGGGAAAAGAAGAAGAATGATagcacagaagaaaaaaaataaaaaccaaatagAAAAAGTTTTGCACATACAAGTTTTATATTTGTCATTTCAAGCAGCCAGCTGTATTAGGGCCCAGTGTACATGGGCATTTTGCATTTGAAATGCATCTACATTGACTTGCTTGGAAGCACAGCCCAAACTGATTTTAAACTGATTTTGATATTCAACACCGACTTTATGTAGCTTTCTGGCGAGTATGCAATACACATTGAAGTGTACGGCCAGACATGGTGTGCATCGGTTTTTAGGTTGTGTCCATTTAAAGCTTATGGGCCTTCAACATGCCTCcatgcagtgccgggacaaggtcatccggtgcccagggcaaagatgaaaAACTGCGCCCCCCGCTTTGAAAAGCTACAGCGCCTACAGACGATGGGATCTATACTAATGCATCAGTGAAACTgcattaacccccttcctgctgcatATTACCAATACCATTGCTAATTAAGCAAactcccctcagagactgcagacattatataagacaagagatggtcagagactaagaacatgatacaagagatggtcagagactaagaacatgatacaagagatggtcagagactaagaacatgatacaagagatggttagagactgaggacatgctgcaggcgatggttagagactgaggacatcttacTTATAGGATGGTCAGaaactgtagacatgatacaagagatcaatgcagtctcaccagtggccatcaatgccgcctcattGCGCCCATctatgccgcctcactgtgcccataaccgcagcctcactgtgcccataaccgcagcctcactgtgcctatgaatgcagactcaccatttctACCCCAACCATAGCCTGCCCTGGATCACACAGCGAACATCTCCCacagctgggtctgtgttcggcagcgCCGTAACAAGGTCCTGCCCCCCTAGgccggctcgtgtgataggcagaacactgattcaatctgCTACCACATGAGCTGGTCTAGGTGGATGGGACCTTGTTACGGCGCCGCCAAACACACACAGACTCAGGTCCCTGACACACAGCACTCCTGGTCAGGACACCGGCGCTGTGTGTCAAAAACgaggaggaggtgggaggagagCGCTGCAGCCACAGATCAAAGCGGCCCCAGGAAAGTTGGCCAGTAGCGTGGCCTTTACCGCGCCCCCCTTCCTCCAGTAAATGGTCCCACCCAGGGCATCcgacccttctgcccaccccttgtaccggccctgtctTCATGCACCAAACAACGCACATGACCCTCTATGTAACCTAACGCATGCACCCATAAACACCTGCAGTGCATGTAAAAAGTTGTACGTTTCTCATGCATGGATGTGCATTGAGTACACATTGAAAATTCATAAGCACATGAAGCAAAGCATGGTCTGCAATAGATGTCGAGGTATCAAGAAAGTCAGTACAACATGTTCTGCAATTCACATGGTAGATATGAACGGAACTGTAAAGTGGACTTTGCATTAAAAAAGCTGGATGAAACCCGCCCCTTTCTCCCCACTGACGCCATCAGCCTTGTGTGTCCCACAATGAACCTGGAACACCGGCTTCTCCCGCCTCCTCTCTCCAGCACATACGAGAATGGACCATATGCCACAGATGAGGACTACTGCACTTAGAGGTGCCCTTCTTTTCCTTTTTGTTCAATGGGCCCTTTTgttcattagggtgtgcaccccagagcacaaacacacGTGTGTATATCAGcaaagcagtggacggtgtcagtagagcagagattggtgtcagtagggcaatggatggtgtcgttttttttattattatttacaatttgTTTAGGAGCCCCGTAGGGGGTCTTTTGTGAAATATCTAAACCAGTGATGGCgatccttggcaccccagatgttttggaactatatttcccaagATACTAATGCActttgcagtgtagttgagcatcatgggaaatgtagtttcaaaacatctggggtattCAAGGTTCACCATAacgggtctaaacagacccctgatgtctcccttTTGAGACATAGAAAGGGACAGAGGGCATTGGTTCCCCAGCCCCTTTCCCTGCAGCCACAGctacactggacagtgaatgaatgataaatgctctgggccatattcttgtacTTTATAGGCGGacagcgcgtaagccatttacactacgccgcctcaacctacaggagcaagtgctgtattccccaaacacttgctccgtagtttggggcggcgtagtgtaattggcccggtgtatccccgcgtatatccaagggggcggcttgtatttaaattaagcgcgcccccgattcaaacgaactgcgcatgcgccgggcttaaattagcccagtgcgcatgctccagttctcggcgtaaaacgtcaatgacgccgacatgtgcgtcattgacgtaaagtcgtattcaagaacgacttagggaaacgacgtacccgacgggaaaagacgacgcggacccgacgccatacttaacatggcgtacgtgggactggcgtaaggttacccctcatatagcaggggtaaccttacgcttacgcaaacgacggttacgcaacgcgaattcgttcgagaatcggcgtatcaggctcatttgcataaacaaatgagtcctgaacgtaaacgccacctagcggccggctgggcaattacatttaagatccgacagtgtaagcgacttacacatgtcggatcttaagcgtatctatgcgaaaatgattctaagaatcactcgcatagatatgcgggccaaaaaagagagatacaacggagtatcctgagatactccgtcgtaactatactcagaatatggccctctgtgtaAAAGGGCTTCCTGTTCTTCCAGAAACTTCAGCTAAAAATaatcgctcactgtgttcattcaaaaatggaagaggcaaggaaataaaatattttactggCACCTTTCCCTATTCTCCATCCTAAAAAATCCCCTGTAGCAGCCAGTGGGAgaagagggaagctggcagcactgaagggGGAAATGGGGGCTCCAGGAAGCAGGTGGAATCGTCCCCGCAGGgggcgattagggtgtgcccaggcacacctggcacatccTGTGTCCACGCCATGTCAGTGGGGTTCAGAATGCAATCAGTCATTTCAATTCTCACCTCAGCAGCTGTTGGAGCCTGTGTTCGACCTTCTGGTGAATAAGGCCAAAGTATGGAGTCTGTTGAAATAAAAGGTAAAaggataaataaaagaataaaaaaaatacacatagtaAAGGAAATTTATCAAGTAAATTATAAATCTGTCTCATGAACACCATCAGCAACTTAACTGCTAAAAAGCCACATTTCATATAGAACAGCTTTTAAATATAATTTCCATATTGTCACTGACAACCCCTtccgattcatttaaatgactgTGCCCTGTCCaataaatcaaataaatacaGCAGGCTCCCATTGTATTTATCTTACATTTGCATGGCCAAGCTAACCcgcggaggggggaggggggcacacccGTCAGAAATGGGAACAGTGGTAGGTGAGAGGCAGACA is from Rana temporaria chromosome 9, aRanTem1.1, whole genome shotgun sequence and encodes:
- the LOC120914556 gene encoding putative transcription factor ovo-like protein 3 — encoded protein: MPRSFLVRRNRSAVGVTGWGHLVDADRGDLYIPDSILWPYSPEGRTQAPTAAECKTFSIWFLFFFFCAIILLLFPQGPYSCRACRKTFPLQRMLTRHLKCHSMQKRHRCPCCSKGFNDTFDLKRHMRTHTGIRPYKCPACEKSFTQRCSLESHLRKIHGVLQSYAYRQRRSKIYVCEECGFTSSSADTYTLHVIEVHPTNPMLSKHLRKRVSGVLRGEMGGLMHPTPCYLATHVSTR